One genomic region from Bacilli bacterium encodes:
- the feoB gene encoding ferrous iron transport protein B, protein MLKFALAGNPNSGKTTLFNSLTGSTAQVGNWPGVTVDKKVGTYKAGQETVQVVDLPGIYSLSPYTPEEVVSRNFLIDEKPDCVINIIDATNLERNLYLTTQLLEIDVPVIIALNMMDAALELGEKIDIEAMMKIFQVPVVPISALKNEGLATLMQKALIVARHPRHGWSVIERSSLKKVFDQVHPLVESLPSIGSHTFHIVKFIEGDEMEKAMHPHIYQQVQEIELTLPLDNFKGDFGGKVADARYNFITEHFPEIVRSNYNPHALTKSDKIDRILTNKWLGIPIFFLTMLLVFHIVFSHDFLFLSIFIPKNSFDIPIIGTDAINSPGVILSEAVTYLCDLIGLGLTSVLKTAPTWLNGLIVEGLWAGLSTVLGFIPLIISLFFFITLLEDSGYMARAAFIMDRAFRRMGLSGRSFVPLLMSFGCAVPGIMATRTLESEKERRLTIMLTPFFSCSAKLQIWAAFGAFLYQGQYAGLVVFLIYLLGILVSIIAALLLSKLSRSRNSGSPFIMELPAYHIPQAKNVGLHLWEKLKDYLHRAATIIAGSIVVIWFLSSFSFSFRMVDNIDYSMLGQIAKVINYVFYPLGWAQGSYGWMYTVASFTGLVAKEMVPATLGTFAGISEEALIGSLSLPAAFSFMAFNLLTVPCMASVSAARSELRSRRKFIETILFWIVTSYVVSMIVYWVGTITILIPVLLFVLVLFFVWIFLPSKKDKKVIQQ, encoded by the coding sequence ATGCTTAAATTTGCGTTAGCGGGCAATCCCAATTCCGGAAAAACAACCCTTTTCAATTCATTGACCGGTTCGACGGCTCAGGTTGGCAATTGGCCGGGAGTTACGGTTGATAAGAAGGTCGGAACTTATAAAGCCGGTCAAGAAACCGTCCAAGTAGTGGACTTGCCAGGAATATATTCGCTTTCGCCCTATACCCCTGAAGAAGTTGTATCCCGTAATTTTTTAATCGATGAAAAACCGGATTGCGTCATTAATATCATCGATGCCACCAATTTAGAAAGAAATCTTTATCTCACCACGCAACTTTTGGAGATTGATGTTCCGGTTATCATTGCGCTCAATATGATGGATGCTGCGTTAGAATTAGGAGAAAAAATTGATATTGAGGCGATGATGAAGATTTTTCAAGTGCCGGTGGTTCCCATCAGCGCTTTAAAAAATGAAGGACTTGCAACTTTGATGCAGAAAGCTCTTATCGTCGCTCGGCACCCGCGGCATGGCTGGTCGGTAATTGAACGCAGTTCATTGAAAAAAGTCTTCGATCAAGTTCATCCCTTGGTTGAAAGCTTACCTTCCATCGGGTCACACACCTTTCATATAGTAAAATTTATCGAAGGTGATGAAATGGAAAAAGCGATGCATCCCCATATCTATCAGCAAGTTCAGGAAATTGAATTAACGCTGCCTCTTGATAATTTTAAAGGGGACTTCGGGGGTAAAGTCGCCGATGCTCGCTACAACTTTATCACCGAGCATTTTCCTGAGATTGTCCGCAGTAATTACAACCCGCATGCCTTGACTAAAAGCGATAAAATTGATCGGATATTAACTAATAAATGGCTGGGAATTCCAATCTTTTTCTTGACGATGCTTTTGGTGTTTCATATTGTCTTTAGTCATGACTTTCTATTTTTAAGTATCTTTATTCCCAAAAACAGTTTCGATATTCCAATCATCGGAACCGACGCGATTAATTCGCCGGGGGTTATTTTGTCCGAGGCGGTGACATACTTATGCGACTTAATTGGTCTCGGTTTAACCTCCGTATTAAAAACGGCTCCCACCTGGCTAAATGGGCTTATTGTCGAGGGACTATGGGCCGGATTATCGACTGTGCTGGGTTTTATCCCACTAATTATTTCGCTGTTCTTCTTTATTACCTTACTTGAAGACAGCGGCTATATGGCCCGCGCGGCCTTTATTATGGATCGAGCATTTCGCCGGATGGGACTGAGCGGGCGTTCTTTTGTTCCGCTTCTAATGTCATTTGGGTGTGCTGTTCCGGGAATTATGGCTACTAGAACTCTTGAAAGTGAAAAAGAGAGGCGCCTAACTATTATGCTTACTCCTTTTTTCAGTTGCAGTGCTAAATTACAAATTTGGGCCGCCTTCGGTGCCTTCCTGTATCAGGGCCAATATGCCGGGCTTGTCGTATTTTTAATTTATCTTTTGGGAATTTTGGTTTCTATTATCGCGGCCTTACTTCTTTCAAAACTATCGCGGAGTCGCAATTCCGGTTCGCCCTTTATTATGGAATTACCGGCCTATCATATTCCGCAGGCGAAAAACGTCGGTTTGCACCTTTGGGAAAAATTAAAGGATTATTTGCATCGAGCGGCGACAATTATTGCCGGTTCGATTGTCGTAATTTGGTTTTTATCCAGTTTCTCCTTTTCCTTCCGCATGGTCGATAATATCGATTACTCGATGCTCGGGCAAATTGCCAAAGTAATAAATTATGTTTTTTATCCGCTTGGATGGGCTCAAGGAAGTTATGGATGGATGTATACGGTGGCCTCTTTCACGGGTTTAGTCGCTAAGGAGATGGTGCCGGCGACGTTAGGGACATTTGCTGGTATTTCAGAAGAGGCACTTATTGGCTCTTTATCCTTGCCCGCGGCCTTTTCCTTCATGGCTTTTAACCTACTGACGGTTCCTTGCATGGCTTCGGTCAGTGCCGCGCGCAGTGAACTGCGTAGTCGTCGAAAATTTATCGAGACCATATTATTTTGGATCGTCACCAGTTATGTTGTATCGATGATTGTCTATTGGGTGGGAACTATAACAATTCTTATTCCGGTGCTATTGTTTGTTCTTGTGCTTTTCTTCGTTTGGATTTTCTTGCCTTCTAAAAAGGATAAAAAAGTAATTCAACAATAA
- a CDS encoding substrate-binding domain-containing protein, translated as MKKTKLLGFIPLCLGAITLASCNQGFDQSAKITVYTRDVTSGTRDGFFTKINFKEAIKDNTVLVNDYVEVDGNGSMISSISNDKYGYGYISLSSLEDSGLIGLKYAGVVPNEANVINGTYNLSRNFNYIVRTNFDSEDKAELVSALVAYMSTQEGKATIKSQDGIVDIKSTDPKWDDIKSSFPVLNKDNSSITIHVGGSTSAEKVAKALTAEFSKKAGNFIAEHNHTGSGDAYKRTQGSEKDGANYLDIGFASREFEENEPASEGTIGKVCTDAIVNVVNKANGLITDIDALTVHKIYDGTYTTWNQLVA; from the coding sequence ATGAAGAAAACAAAACTTTTGGGATTTATCCCCCTCTGCCTAGGAGCGATTACCCTAGCCAGTTGTAATCAAGGATTTGATCAATCGGCCAAGATTACTGTTTATACTCGTGATGTTACCAGCGGAACCCGCGACGGTTTCTTCACCAAAATCAATTTTAAGGAAGCGATTAAAGACAACACCGTTCTTGTTAACGATTATGTCGAGGTCGATGGAAACGGTTCAATGATCAGTTCAATCAGCAATGACAAATATGGATATGGGTATATTTCCTTATCGTCGTTAGAAGATTCTGGATTAATTGGTCTAAAGTATGCGGGAGTTGTTCCCAATGAAGCCAATGTCATCAACGGAACTTACAACTTAAGCCGAAACTTCAACTACATTGTCCGCACCAACTTTGATAGTGAAGATAAAGCCGAATTAGTATCCGCTCTTGTTGCCTATATGAGCACGCAAGAAGGTAAGGCGACAATTAAGTCACAAGATGGCATCGTCGATATCAAATCGACCGATCCCAAGTGGGATGATATAAAAAGCAGTTTTCCTGTTCTAAATAAAGATAACAGCAGCATTACCATTCATGTGGGCGGATCTACCTCGGCGGAAAAAGTCGCCAAAGCCCTGACTGCTGAATTTTCCAAAAAAGCCGGCAACTTTATCGCCGAACATAATCATACCGGTAGCGGAGACGCCTATAAGCGGACTCAAGGCAGCGAAAAGGATGGGGCCAATTATTTAGACATCGGTTTTGCCTCACGGGAATTTGAAGAGAATGAGCCCGCGAGTGAGGGAACTATCGGTAAAGTTTGCACTGATGCTATCGTTAATGTCGTCAACAAAGCCAACGGATTAATTACCGATATTGATGCCCTGACGGTACATAAAATCTACGATGGAACTTACACCACCTGGAATCAATTGGTTGCTTGA
- a CDS encoding SemiSWEET transporter, which translates to MDFTFLSYIAAFLTTSSTLPQIFKILKTKGTGDLSMNTYIAMVVGIGCWAGYGFYKMDFALIIANVITFVFNAIILGFIIRDRIKRRQEARVRE; encoded by the coding sequence ATGGATTTTACTTTTTTGTCGTATATAGCGGCCTTTTTAACTACCAGTTCAACGCTGCCGCAGATTTTTAAAATTTTAAAGACCAAAGGAACGGGTGATCTATCCATGAACACCTATATCGCCATGGTTGTGGGAATCGGATGTTGGGCAGGTTATGGCTTCTATAAAATGGATTTTGCCCTGATTATTGCCAATGTTATTACTTTTGTTTTCAATGCGATTATCTTAGGCTTTATTATTCGGGATCGAATTAAAAGAAGACAGGAGGCTAGAGTTAGAGAATGA
- the pstB gene encoding phosphate ABC transporter ATP-binding protein PstB produces MISNLPSDVVFQIRNLSVSYGSKNVIKSADMDIYRHQVVAFIGPSGCGKSTFLRCLNRMNDLISNSKVEGSITYNGAEINSILPLSLRTKVGMVFQVPNPFPMSIFDNVAYGPRCQGIKNRIELNKIVTDALKKAALYDEVKERLNESALSLSGGQKQRLCIARAIAMEPEVILMDEPTSALDPIATQKIEDLIGELKKEYTIVIVTHNMGQASRISDYTAFFLLGEVIEYDRTEVLFKSPKNPKTEAYITGRFG; encoded by the coding sequence ATGATTTCCAATCTACCTTCCGATGTCGTTTTCCAAATTAGAAACTTAAGTGTTTCCTACGGCAGCAAAAATGTGATTAAAAGTGCCGATATGGATATTTATCGGCATCAAGTCGTGGCTTTTATCGGCCCCAGCGGTTGCGGAAAATCCACTTTTTTACGCTGCCTCAATCGAATGAATGACCTTATTTCCAACTCAAAAGTCGAGGGAAGCATCACTTATAACGGAGCGGAAATAAACAGTATTTTACCGCTGAGTCTAAGAACCAAAGTCGGCATGGTCTTTCAAGTTCCGAACCCATTTCCAATGTCAATTTTTGACAACGTGGCTTACGGCCCTCGCTGCCAAGGAATAAAGAATCGCATTGAACTGAACAAAATTGTCACCGACGCGTTAAAGAAAGCCGCCCTGTATGATGAGGTTAAAGAGCGTTTAAATGAAAGTGCCCTGTCTTTATCCGGGGGACAAAAACAGCGCCTTTGCATCGCTAGGGCTATCGCCATGGAACCGGAGGTCATACTTATGGACGAGCCAACCAGTGCGCTCGATCCGATTGCCACGCAAAAAATTGAGGATCTCATCGGCGAATTAAAAAAGGAATACACCATCGTAATTGTCACGCATAATATGGGTCAGGCTTCGCGCATCAGCGATTACACGGCCTTTTTCCTTTTGGGTGAAGTCATCGAGTATGATCGAACAGAAGTTTTATTTAAGAGTCCGAAAAATCCGAAAACGGAAGCCTATATAACCGGACGATTTGGATGA
- a CDS encoding response regulator transcription factor, giving the protein MMENLIYVLEDDRDIAHLLEIVLKKQNYQVEHFETGESLLQALNRQVPQLMLLDIMLPGISGIEVLKQIRSDSHYDDISIIMVTAKNLLSDKIEGLDLGADDYISKPFDIMELVSRVNARFRRLHQVSAIDYGPLSIDIDHRLVKMNNQEVILTNKEFDILLLLVEAKGKVVSRKEILKDIWKSDAALETRTIDMHVQSLRKKLSDRGGKLIATVFGVGYKVVI; this is encoded by the coding sequence ATGATGGAAAACTTAATTTATGTTTTGGAGGATGACCGAGATATTGCTCATCTATTGGAAATCGTCTTAAAAAAACAAAACTATCAAGTCGAGCATTTCGAAACTGGCGAGTCCTTGCTACAAGCACTGAATAGGCAGGTGCCTCAACTTATGCTACTCGATATTATGCTTCCCGGTATCAGCGGAATTGAAGTCCTTAAACAAATTCGCTCTGATAGCCATTATGACGATATATCTATTATTATGGTAACGGCCAAAAACCTGTTGAGCGACAAGATTGAAGGCCTTGATTTAGGTGCTGACGACTATATTTCAAAGCCATTCGACATCATGGAATTAGTCAGCCGAGTAAATGCTCGGTTTCGGCGTTTGCATCAGGTAAGCGCCATTGACTATGGCCCGTTAAGTATCGATATCGACCATCGCTTGGTAAAAATGAATAATCAAGAGGTGATTTTAACCAACAAGGAATTTGACATCCTCCTTCTTTTGGTTGAAGCAAAAGGAAAGGTCGTTTCGCGCAAGGAGATACTGAAAGATATTTGGAAGTCTGATGCCGCTTTAGAGACGCGGACTATCGATATGCATGTTCAGTCTTTAAGAAAGAAACTATCCGATCGCGGGGGAAAACTCATTGCCACCGTCTTTGGGGTTGGATATAAAGTAGTAATATGA
- a CDS encoding ATP-binding protein: protein MKKREVDKKSFFLFTFIGLLVASLASIITNAAINRSEKDNFKDTAQKIYQMADIAPFGDLLNIYGKEYQIALLDGDFSVIDGNIAADFSGTEIYFARLGTTKETIANFNRSFEISFRSNNRYLYIKCVNPFFYSSALSLWIILVIGDIGLGILLILIADYQQKKILSPIIEGINDLAHKANMPGNDDPLLTIADLNIATANRELALQSEQDKVELILNSMSQGIIVLNSGATVVMMNKSAAHVFHCKEEEAIGRHLSFLSESYKIISAVDDALKKAQSSILRLPIDSRIYLTVITPIQSNAATIVPIRDGAVITLLDISESANAENMKQLFFTNASHELKSPLTTIIGYQQMLIEGMLVSEEEKKDALSRSLREALRMKNIITEMLELAQIESQSEIVDAKLIDLDRVITDLLSSMEKDIKDRDLKVITDFKNLFVYMKIEHARELVHNLIENAVKYNRPHGHIYIATDGEKKTLIVQDNGIGIAKEHQTRVFERFYRVDKGRSKEEGGTGLGLAIVKHVAMLYGAKITLKSEESVGSTFIITFK from the coding sequence ATGAAAAAGCGTGAGGTTGATAAGAAAAGTTTTTTTCTCTTTACCTTTATCGGCCTTTTAGTTGCCTCATTGGCCAGTATCATCACCAATGCCGCAATCAATCGTAGCGAAAAAGATAATTTTAAAGATACGGCGCAAAAAATCTATCAGATGGCGGATATCGCACCTTTTGGCGACCTGCTAAATATTTATGGTAAAGAATATCAAATCGCACTTTTGGATGGCGATTTTTCCGTCATTGACGGCAATATTGCGGCCGATTTTTCCGGAACAGAAATATATTTTGCGCGTTTAGGCACCACGAAAGAAACGATTGCCAATTTTAATCGTTCTTTCGAAATCTCTTTCCGCAGCAACAATCGCTATCTATATATAAAATGTGTCAATCCTTTCTTTTATTCCTCCGCCTTGTCCCTTTGGATTATTCTCGTTATCGGCGATATCGGTTTGGGAATTCTTTTGATTTTAATTGCCGACTATCAGCAAAAGAAAATTCTATCCCCAATTATCGAGGGTATAAATGATCTCGCCCACAAAGCCAACATGCCCGGAAATGATGATCCGCTGTTGACAATTGCGGATTTAAACATCGCCACCGCGAATCGAGAATTGGCTTTACAATCCGAGCAGGACAAAGTCGAATTGATTTTGAATAGCATGAGTCAGGGCATTATCGTTTTAAACAGCGGTGCGACCGTCGTAATGATGAATAAGAGTGCCGCCCATGTTTTTCATTGCAAAGAAGAAGAGGCGATCGGCCGACATCTGAGTTTTCTATCTGAGTCTTATAAGATTATTAGCGCCGTCGATGACGCACTCAAAAAGGCGCAATCCTCTATTTTGCGCTTGCCGATTGATTCGCGTATTTACCTTACTGTTATCACTCCTATTCAAAGTAATGCGGCTACCATTGTTCCTATTCGCGATGGAGCGGTTATCACTCTCCTTGATATCAGTGAATCAGCCAATGCGGAAAATATGAAACAACTTTTTTTCACCAATGCCTCCCATGAACTAAAATCACCTTTAACTACAATTATTGGATACCAGCAAATGCTTATTGAGGGCATGCTTGTTTCGGAAGAAGAAAAAAAAGATGCTCTCTCTCGTTCGCTACGCGAAGCTTTACGGATGAAAAACATCATTACCGAAATGTTGGAATTGGCCCAGATTGAAAGCCAAAGTGAAATTGTTGATGCCAAGTTAATTGATCTCGATCGCGTTATCACCGATCTGCTTTCCTCAATGGAAAAAGATATTAAAGATCGTGACTTAAAAGTAATCACTGACTTTAAAAACTTATTCGTATATATGAAAATAGAGCACGCGCGGGAGTTGGTTCATAATTTGATTGAAAATGCGGTTAAATACAACCGCCCTCATGGTCATATCTATATTGCCACCGATGGAGAAAAGAAAACCCTCATTGTTCAAGACAACGGAATCGGCATTGCTAAAGAACATCAAACTCGAGTTTTTGAGCGCTTCTATCGCGTCGATAAAGGAAGAAGCAAAGAAGAGGGGGGCACGGGACTCGGTCTTGCTATCGTAAAACATGTCGCCATGCTATATGGGGCCAAAATAACTTTAAAAAGTGAGGAAAGCGTTGGCTCAACCTTTATAATCACTTTCAAGTAA
- a CDS encoding ester cyclase, with product MTNKEVVRSFYEAAYNQKNYEAALGFLTPTYFNHSPAIASSSEDAIDTIKQVHLAFSNLRVEVLGLIEEDDLIAGQFLFTGIQRKEYLGVPATNAEISWEAVEIFRMNAGGKIIESWGYWPDSQIQKSLLANVKHQRG from the coding sequence ATGACGAATAAGGAAGTAGTGCGCAGCTTCTATGAAGCAGCTTATAATCAGAAAAACTACGAGGCAGCTCTCGGATTTTTAACACCTACTTACTTCAATCATTCCCCGGCAATTGCCTCCTCGAGTGAAGATGCAATCGACACGATAAAGCAAGTTCACCTAGCTTTTAGTAATCTTCGCGTCGAAGTTTTGGGATTGATTGAAGAAGATGATTTAATCGCCGGTCAATTTCTTTTCACCGGAATCCAAAGGAAAGAGTACTTGGGAGTTCCCGCCACTAATGCGGAAATCAGCTGGGAAGCGGTCGAAATTTTCCGTATGAATGCCGGAGGCAAAATAATTGAATCGTGGGGATATTGGCCCGACAGTCAAATTCAAAAAAGCCTCTTAGCCAACGTCAAGCACCAGAGAGGTTAG
- the phoU gene encoding phosphate signaling complex protein PhoU, with the protein MHIDEELKELNQLLYQMASLVESNIHRAIDIFTHPEDEDEKYVVNDDLVDHYERLIEEKCLDIMVREKLYANDLKIVTGILKMSSDLERIGDHAEDIMEYNQKLRGLGHGKMELINHIAEIAIAMVDDSVSSFIKEDSDLAREVIARDDEVDKLYEDAQKEIIAKLQSQELEPAFAINSTFILKYLERIADHSVNIAEWANYIKSGYYKDTQIF; encoded by the coding sequence ATGCACATTGATGAAGAATTAAAAGAGTTGAATCAGTTACTGTATCAGATGGCATCACTTGTTGAAAGCAACATTCACCGCGCCATCGACATTTTCACACATCCGGAGGATGAGGATGAAAAATATGTTGTCAACGATGATTTGGTTGACCATTATGAACGCCTGATTGAAGAGAAGTGTCTCGATATTATGGTGCGAGAAAAACTATATGCCAACGATTTAAAAATCGTCACTGGCATTTTGAAAATGTCGAGCGACCTTGAACGGATTGGTGACCATGCGGAAGATATTATGGAGTATAATCAAAAGTTAAGGGGGTTAGGTCATGGTAAAATGGAGTTAATAAACCATATTGCTGAAATTGCCATCGCCATGGTCGATGATTCGGTAAGCAGTTTTATAAAAGAAGATAGCGACTTGGCGCGGGAAGTAATTGCTCGCGATGATGAAGTTGATAAACTATATGAAGATGCCCAAAAAGAAATAATTGCGAAGCTTCAAAGTCAAGAATTAGAACCCGCTTTTGCGATTAATTCCACTTTTATTCTTAAATATCTAGAGCGAATTGCCGACCATTCGGTCAACATTGCCGAGTGGGCAAACTACATTAAGAGTGGATACTATAAAGATACCCAAATATTTTAA
- the pstC gene encoding phosphate ABC transporter permease subunit PstC, whose amino-acid sequence MNRVSNQALLSRNMKLKAWGDKISRWLFLIFALLASSIIVVIVIFIFYKGITPFLTTYTIGGTNYRVSLADFIFGLTWFTPPISYGIGFAVIDTLYIVLLSLIIAVPISVLTALFITRIARPKLGNAVNYVVELLASIPSVIFGLFGMGFIAPMVRDLAMVFGQQTAGGLSILTTVIVLSMMIMPTITMFSITAIKAVNPTLIAGSLALGASLTQTNFKVVLKAARSGIFAGIVLGTGRALGEATAVSMVIGNAGSGPTFGLFDRSRTLTSTMLLGFNETVGVDYDIRFSVGIILIALILFSNLLLNYLKKKLGDNAQ is encoded by the coding sequence ATGAATCGAGTCTCCAATCAAGCCCTTTTAAGTCGAAATATGAAACTGAAAGCCTGGGGTGATAAAATATCCCGCTGGCTTTTTCTCATTTTTGCTCTTCTCGCTTCTTCAATAATTGTGGTGATAGTCATTTTTATTTTTTATAAGGGGATAACCCCATTTTTAACCACCTACACTATTGGAGGAACTAATTATCGTGTCTCTTTGGCTGATTTTATTTTTGGCCTAACTTGGTTTACGCCCCCCATCAGTTATGGTATTGGATTTGCGGTTATCGATACGCTTTACATCGTATTGCTGTCTCTTATCATTGCCGTCCCCATCAGTGTCTTGACTGCGCTTTTCATCACGCGAATCGCCCGTCCAAAGTTAGGGAACGCCGTTAACTACGTGGTTGAACTTTTAGCGAGCATTCCCTCGGTGATATTTGGACTATTTGGTATGGGATTTATCGCTCCTATGGTCCGCGACTTGGCGATGGTTTTTGGTCAACAGACAGCCGGAGGACTATCCATTTTGACAACCGTAATTGTCCTGTCAATGATGATTATGCCGACGATTACCATGTTCTCGATTACGGCAATTAAAGCGGTTAATCCCACACTGATTGCCGGCTCATTGGCCTTGGGGGCTTCGCTGACACAAACAAATTTTAAAGTTGTCCTTAAAGCCGCGCGTTCAGGTATTTTTGCAGGGATTGTTTTAGGAACCGGCCGGGCTCTTGGCGAAGCTACTGCCGTATCCATGGTAATCGGTAATGCCGGCAGCGGTCCTACCTTCGGATTATTTGATCGCTCGCGAACGTTAACTTCCACCATGCTGTTAGGGTTTAATGAAACCGTCGGCGTCGATTACGATATTCGCTTCTCCGTAGGAATAATTCTTATCGCCTTGATTCTGTTTAGTAACTTGCTTCTTAACTATTTAAAGAAAAAACTCGGGGATAATGCACAATGA
- the pstA gene encoding phosphate ABC transporter permease PstA translates to MIQQNFKKRKRKDGFLNAITYIFASFGLIILVSIIAFVFARGTSTLSWDFITGNYAEQVTNAYLVDSPNLGNYINPQIEGTFFSSKWGVALKDGRTRSKESVVYIEYVDENSPLNNLNEMNSSEYVRLSADEYITKLMMEDIDGNLLIVLGKDGAETMASTFDTGIIITDLVYKIPGEGIRGSLISTFYLIIFSLLFALPLGIAAAIYLYEYAPRSRANRIMSTMIEMSSGIPSIIFGLAGAVIFIPLMNKIINSDGGSIMSGALTMTIILLPVIIKSTEESLKTIPDDYRLGSLALGASKTQTIFKIVIPNAIPGILTATLLSIGRIIGESAALIYAIGASIKDNIALNGRSATLAVHIWTVLKGETPNVEVASAISIIILAVVLILSITIKLISKKLIVKEKVL, encoded by the coding sequence ATGATTCAACAAAATTTTAAAAAGCGAAAGCGTAAAGACGGCTTTTTAAATGCCATAACCTACATTTTCGCTTCTTTTGGCTTAATTATTTTAGTTTCAATTATCGCTTTTGTTTTTGCCCGTGGTACTTCCACTTTATCTTGGGATTTTATAACTGGCAATTACGCGGAACAGGTCACCAATGCTTATTTAGTTGATTCTCCAAACCTAGGTAACTATATCAATCCTCAAATTGAAGGCACTTTTTTCTCTTCAAAATGGGGAGTTGCTTTAAAGGATGGCAGGACACGAAGTAAAGAAAGCGTTGTTTATATCGAATACGTAGATGAAAACTCGCCCTTAAACAATCTAAATGAAATGAATTCCAGCGAATATGTTCGTCTGTCCGCGGATGAGTATATCACTAAATTAATGATGGAAGATATTGACGGCAACCTTCTGATTGTTTTAGGCAAAGATGGTGCTGAAACGATGGCTTCGACTTTCGATACGGGAATTATAATCACCGATTTAGTTTATAAAATTCCCGGGGAGGGAATCCGTGGATCGCTGATATCAACTTTTTATCTGATTATATTCAGTCTGTTATTTGCTTTACCTCTAGGTATTGCTGCGGCAATTTACTTATATGAATATGCTCCAAGAAGTCGGGCTAATCGCATTATGAGCACGATGATCGAAATGAGTTCGGGAATTCCTTCAATTATTTTTGGGCTGGCCGGGGCTGTAATATTTATCCCTTTGATGAATAAAATTATTAACTCCGACGGCGGTTCCATTATGAGCGGAGCCTTAACAATGACAATTATTTTGCTTCCCGTTATCATTAAATCAACCGAAGAAAGTTTAAAGACCATCCCCGACGACTATCGCCTGGGATCGCTGGCTCTAGGAGCATCTAAAACGCAGACTATTTTTAAAATCGTAATTCCCAATGCCATCCCGGGAATACTGACCGCCACACTGCTTTCCATCGGAAGAATTATCGGCGAAAGTGCCGCTTTAATATATGCAATCGGCGCTTCCATTAAAGACAACATTGCTTTAAACGGACGCTCCGCGACCTTAGCTGTCCATATTTGGACCGTATTAAAAGGGGAAACCCCAAATGTCGAAGTGGCCAGCGCCATCTCTATTATTATATTGGCCGTGGTATTAATTCTTTCCATCACAATAAAATTAATATCCAAAAAACTTATCGTTAAGGAGAAAGTCCTATGA
- a CDS encoding FeoA domain-containing protein — MQKKMAELKIGEIGKVVEMQAKGRIRQRLFDMGITPGTEVLMVRRAPLGDPFEIKLRGYQLSLRKVEGDEVVVEVKDA; from the coding sequence ATGCAAAAAAAGATGGCAGAACTAAAAATTGGTGAAATTGGAAAAGTTGTTGAAATGCAAGCCAAGGGCCGCATCCGTCAGCGTCTGTTCGATATGGGTATTACTCCGGGAACTGAAGTATTGATGGTCAGACGCGCGCCGCTCGGTGATCCATTTGAAATTAAACTGCGGGGATATCAACTTTCGCTTCGAAAAGTCGAAGGTGATGAGGTAGTAGTGGAGGTTAAGGATGCTTAA
- a CDS encoding flavin reductase family protein, with protein MKSIKSQDILFRPIKAIGRDYFLINTEANGQRNAMTAAWGQIGLLWNKPIFTIYVRPSRYTKKLLDQSEYFVISFLPFGHSAYEYLGTISGYEEERKVEKSRLKVLPLEHGFTFEEAYLTLVCKKIYVSAVKKENFLESKIPSTNYPKDDFSLQYIGEIVSAYSNEDNQ; from the coding sequence ATGAAATCAATTAAGTCTCAGGACATTTTGTTTAGACCAATCAAGGCCATCGGACGGGATTATTTTTTGATTAATACAGAGGCAAACGGACAAAGAAATGCCATGACAGCCGCCTGGGGGCAAATAGGGCTTTTATGGAATAAGCCGATTTTCACCATTTATGTTCGGCCCTCCCGTTATACCAAAAAACTTCTTGATCAAAGCGAATACTTTGTCATCTCCTTTCTTCCCTTTGGACATTCGGCCTATGAATATTTAGGAACCATCAGTGGATATGAGGAAGAAAGAAAAGTTGAAAAGTCACGACTTAAGGTTTTACCCTTGGAGCATGGTTTTACTTTTGAGGAGGCGTACCTTACTCTCGTCTGTAAAAAAATATATGTTTCAGCGGTTAAAAAAGAAAATTTTTTAGAAAGCAAGATTCCTTCAACCAACTATCCGAAAGACGATTTTTCGCTTCAATATATCGGGGAGATTGTTTCGGCTTACAGCAATGAAGATAATCAGTAG